GGATAACCAATTTTTTTTGGGCTGATGGTCAGTCTATTATGGATTACAAATGCTTTGGTGATGCTGTGTCATTTGACACTACATTTCAAAcaaacaaatttgaaatgcCTTTTGCTCCACTACTTGGAACCAACCACCACAAGCAGACAATCATTTTTGGTGCAGCATTGTTATTTGATGAAACTATTCCCTCATTTATCTGGCTCTTTGAAACTTTTTTGACAGCAATGTCGGGTAAGCACCCAAGCACTATTTTCACTGATCAGGATGCAGCCATGGCAGGAGCAATTGCTTATGTATTCCCAAATACAAGTCATCGTCTTTGTTTGTGGCACATTTATCTTAATGCTGCAAAACATCTTAGTCATGTAATTAATAAGCACCCTAAGAAGTTTTTACCTGCTTTCAAAAGTTGTGTCTATGAAGATAGATCAGAGGAGTGTTTTGAAGAAAAGTGGAATAAATTGTTGACAGACTACAGCCTGCAAGAGAATTCATGGATGCTAAATTTATATGATTTAAGAAAAAAGTGGGCTGCAGTTTATCGTGATTCTTTTACAGCTGATATGACGACAACCCAAAGGAGTGAAGGTATGAATAATGTCTTTAAGAAAAGATTCCGTAGGAAACTTGGTCTTTCTGAACTCATTGTGGAATGTGAAAAGGTTTCTGCTTCTCTTCGTGGAAATGAGTTGTATGAAGATTTTAAATCACGTACGAAGGATCCAGTTAAGTACATCCCAGATTTTCCTTTGTTGAAGACAGCTGCTGAATCTTATACAAGAAGGATGTATAAAGAGTTCGAGGAAGAATTTAAAAGTCAGTTTTCATTTACCTGCAAGTTAGTACAAGCTGAGGGGTCTATATCAACATTCATGGTTACACATAGGGACTCAAATGTTGGAGCAACAGTTGTACTCAACACTACAGATAAGACTATTACATATTCTTGCAGGAAGTTTGAATCCATAGGTATGTATACAGtatttgaattaaaattttggTTCCAATACAAATTGCTTACTAGTGGTTTCTATACattgtaggtatattgtgcagGCATGCCTTGAAAGTATTCAATATGACCGATATTTTCATGTTACCGTCTCAGTATATTCTGAATAGATGGACAAAATATGCAAAAAGAGGTTTTTATGTTGagaaaaaaggaaaggagaaagaaaacTTGAAAGCACATGCCGCACGACTGTCTCGAATGGCAACATCTCTTGCACTGAAGTGTTCAGTGTCAAAACCACTTCTTGATGATTTGGAGAGAGCATTACAGAAGCTGGAATTGGAGGCTGATCATTCACTAAACAAGATGGAAGAAACTGATTTTCCTGTAATTTCAAATGACTGCAGTATAGATACAGTAAATAGTAAAATATCATTTAGAGTTCCTGAGGTAGTAAAAGGTTCAAAAAATAAACGAGCAAAGAATGCTGTTGAAAAGAATAcagggaagaaaaaggaaaagttcTTCTGATAAAGGTACTTATCCTCTTATATCACTTCTTTTACTAGCTGCAGTTATATTTATAGATGCACCTATTCAATCAAAGAGCATATATTGCTGATTATATTTTACTCCTCTGTATGCTatagggaaaggttcacggaaaatAGACCAAAATACAAAACATGATCAGGATCCAAAACAGTTGAATGTACGACATACTAGCCTAtactatttttcttttttaataATTCATTTATCTGAATATTCTCTGAAGGTTTTGTTTTTTACACAGACATCTTTTGATGAAAGTATTGGTGCTAATATGACAGTACACAATGTTGTAACCAATGATGTGTATGCGGATTTTCCAGCCATGGTTGCTCTATTGATGCCAGGAGGATATACAAGCCTTTTACTTGGAGTTGATCAAGAAGCATCAGCTGCtcgaaaattgcattttgaTGAAGCACATAAGCAGTAGACACTCTTTGTAAATTTCGATGTAACTGGAGCTGTAATAATCCATTTCCGTTGTTTTTGTGACAATAGAAATCAGAACTGATCACTACAGAAAATTGATCACTGGCTAATAAAGAGTATAGAGGTTACAGACCAAAGATATACAATCAGGCTAGCAAGCACTGAGCAATACTAGCATACAGAGTACACATGCTTATCTTTGCTTCTCTTCCAACCTAAAAACCTCATATGATGTTTTCTTCATTGTCCAGAAATTTTCAACTCATTTTTTTGTTGCACATATCAGCTTCAGATTCGCCTGTATTGATGATAACATGTCCATCTTTGTCAGCAGTGCACCGAGTCTTGTTGTTCTCCCTAGCACTGATTGTTTCCAATTGCGCAACATTGTCAAGGCCATGATGTTACCTATCTCATAACCTGCTAAGCTTAGTTCTGAAAATAAATGTCATTTCATAAGCGTTAGCAAACTATTTTTGAGATTATCCACACCTCTAAAACTCGTATTAGGCAAACAGAATACTACACTTCACAACTCTACTATGAGCTCAAAATACATGAGGTTCAGGAGCTCCAAAAACATATTGATGGAGGCCATCTCAAAATATTAGTTGTGATAGTGTTTAAATATTTTGGTCAGCTGCTCCATCGGCATTAGACATACTAATACAACAACCTGTTTATAGCACAATGTCTATCGATTGTCCTCTTCAGTTTGCTTCCAGGGGCAGTTTCAACGTGAATCTGGGGGGAAAggttaaaaaaagaaaaaactcaATCACAACAGAGCTACACACTTCTGCCAATTTCATGCAAGAATCAAGATTTTGAATGGAGACCAAAGAAAGAACGTactgacttagcttgattcctTAAGTCAGTTCGGAGGTGACTCCGGCCAGCTGCCGGCGGCGTGCGCGACCACCacgagggcaggccgttggggACGGGATGCCGCAACCGCAGGAGCTAGGAGGTGGGAGAGGACTCGGCAGTTACCGCCGTAGGCGTCGTCCGCAGGCAGCGCGGTAGTCGGAGCCTCGGAGATTAGATGCGAGATGCGGCTCCGACGGCCATGGCTTGGTCTCTTCCGATCCGACCAAGCACCAGCCACTGGAACAGGAAACGAGCCGAAGCCGTACAAATAAACTGTTTCTTTGAGCCGAGCCGAGGTTAATGGGCCTGGAAGCTCCGTTGCTTTAAGATGCGTGGGCTGGACACGTGTCGCGAATCGGCATCAGGCTGCAGTGCCGCTTCTCTGCAGCCGGATGTAGAGAATTTTTTTCCCAGCTCTCAACGGTCCTCTCCTGTTCGCCCTGTCACAACCCAAACATATAAACATTACTAACAACTAAGCATGAACATCATTTGGCATAATCAAGCATTAAGGCATAAGCATGTTTCACATggtttttttatttttgtttaTTGCTTGAATGAGTGTTTATGAAGCATCTCTAATTTTGTTATGAAACTGTTGCTCtacttaatttaattaaatACTAGACATGAAAATATGAATTTAGAAtattttttctgaatttttggaTGCGTAATGCTAGGCAGGAAATTCTTGCAAGGCAATAAAACGGCTGGTGCGTCAGCCCCGCTTGTCACCCGTGCTGCTGCCGGCCTACCACCCTTGCCACGTCGCTGCTCTCCTGCCTAGGGGTGGATCCAGAAGGTGCGGGGGGCTGGAGCCCCCCTACCTCTATGCAGGCTATGGAATTCTCCAGCAATTTTTAACCATgaatgaagaagaggaagacgaaaaaaaggagaaagaagaagaagaaaagagaagtgaggaaaaagaagaagaagaaactaaGCCTTCCTAGATTTACATCCTAAATCCGTCACTGCTCCTGCACAGCGATCCCTCGGCAGCTCAGCCGGTTAGCACCTGGTGCCCTGTTGGCTATGGCCAAGCCGTAGAGGCATGGAGCCCCCTGGCCGCTCGGCGCGTTGGGTGGAGAGGCCGAGCTGCCGAGAAACAGCCACATCCTGGGACAGAGTGAGCAGAGAGATTTTTTATTTCGAAGCTGCTAGTGCCCGGATGTTTGGACGTTAGCGCTCGGACGCGTCAGTGCTAACTAAAAAATTCGCCACAGCatgatgtcacacccggtttagagaaggtaaccgaatgcatcccatatgtgagTCAGGATCAAGTTTCGCACGTACAGTAGATGTCACAAGTGAATACCTGAAATAATGCATTAacaaaatagagtataatagtactttattatatGACCGATAGTCTTAACCTTAaccgaataaataaacgttaataactagcagcggacttcgacATCACAGGCAAATGactaggagacatacgcctagtattcttcaaaatcttcaggaaactccagacaattatcttgttctaagcagcattatttttaataaagcaagtgtgagtacacttatggttggtactcagcaagtggagtaagtTATATGACTTGCAtggctataatcaaggaaaagctgatatgatttgactgcgataagcatttttagttgatcaagttttattaagcaggcattaactaagtgtaagtatataccaacccttaaataaataaaggaCATCGATTTAGATcctctttaagtttaattatcatgtgagtgtccaatcCGCTTTTAgtcgtgagcacggctgatatatcagttttcaatCTGtaaaggttgtacactttacccacaattcgtgtttcccttgatgcccggtgtgatatccaggtagttagacaattagatactaagtttgggtgtattatatgtaagcatgttatagtgtatacaagttgtacaaagcaatgagggtatatttgtaaattatgagttttataaattcttatgtgcaagtgtgtggaaatgttcttaagtgtcaaatttcagatggctttagaaaagaaaagagcaaaagttaattaaacctaaggggaatagactttatatgaaattaaggacctttatgtaattaatacaaagatataaggacttacatgtgaaatggtaaaaagataaaagtaaaacttagttttacctaaggactaaagtgtaaaaagagctagtcatgattactgcagaaaaacttacaaagagaccctaaacattagagtattttgtttaaattaacacataaagtttataatttaagttgtgttcaaaagttcaaaataaaatagtaccctttgagattttgaactcgagctctaaagcattcttgtaggatttaaaattctctacaactttgctttagacatttttctcattaggattttgtatcaatgggaaattttagtttacagaggagtccctggaatttttgggaattacaaacgagtccttctgactcccgtctgccttcttcctcctctggcaccgccgcttccccgtctgtcccgctctgccaccgccgttcaccgccggcgcaggctcccgagctccacctccagctccagcacacatccacgcgtcatttcccttcgatcccgacccctttcctcttccctggtggcttctcccacgcacgccacgacgtccccgaactgttcgccggccgccacctcctggtcaccgtggacaggccaccccggtgccttaactccctctctctcgcgcgcagcaacaCCACTCCAACGCCTACATTCTATTCTGCTACCCCCAGTGCTCAActccgagcgcccgagctgcatttcgccgccgccgtctctttccactccggccgcgcacagcacgcccgtgggcagcccacaccggaccccctccgccccaaccaacacccgcaccagcttccccgtgtcttgctcgtgctcgacgacccactgatcttccccaatttccactgaagccttgttcccgacgagcgccaccgccgccgctttcggcctccaccgtgggcagctcgctccgggcactctcacgccaccatgactctctggccagcaccacatcatcgtcctgaagctgttctgtggcagaaccaacctgaattataccggctcaagtacatgagtccactcccgagggctccaacgtgcttcaaacggtataatcccttggcctgtcgggtaacgtcccgataaaccaccgatacacaggatcaaataaggttacctcacacgaaggtgagtccagagatacaattaccaacacatgttacatcacagagaattacattacaagggtttccaaaagaggtacgaagtttcaaactcagagaaaacattacaaactgttaaaactatggtttttagcagcggaaaacatacgcgatgattacaacacgtcgttaagacggatgtcatgctaagcccgagcatgacatcgctcgatatcatcaATTTTGGccaaggacggatcccattccacggaccaatcttctgggagagcatagtgccaaggcaagggaagagtagggtcttccagacatcatctgcaaaacatataactagcaaggctgagtatactaatactcagcaaggcttacccgggattgggtatacttagcccataactagacttatgaaagtttataatggttctgggtttcgtttcagctgaaaagcaacaaagagtagatccttaatttcaagttttagctttcagattctagttaattatccattctaagtaagcacctatatctaagcaagcatggtataatctttggtcaagcatcatctttgataaccataatattgctcttgttactctatgtggaaaaggggataagcagtctcatttcatcgtgagaggcggacgattcctgaatcgagattcaaccttgcaaggtaaacctaactcacacgcttggaacaccacagggtcgttccgaagcaaccgtttacctttcattccgactcgtggatcagagccaccacaagcgactgcaggaacatacgcacatcactcgtgcaggacatacgtctgtagcgcgactacaaaacccgtattcctggttgcccttgcaacacgtatttcctcagtcgaatataagtaaccagaagaagcaaaacgagtggtgggaggtatgtccactcctcgggccgattggttactaggcttaccgcttaccatatttcgcggcatgtggttagtactttcaaacacttaacccgcacttccacacgctgcgaccttaacagattcaacaacacagacggggtatcacctcaaccatgatacctcataaaactcccgtccgtcatccttatagtgattgcaggaatataaacattacaattcctatatcgcgcgagtgacaggaaatcacccgacttctaccggccctattagcatagcagctagtcggactcaagagctagtatccatcacattggttcctaggagaatgcaactagggtttcaagcaattcctaagaacttaatgcatagaatacgtaaatagatatagattgcagtgtaataaaatagtgggttatgtccggggcttacctttactggtgggtctgaagtcagaaatgttaacatcttccgaactttggttcggggcttgcgatattccttggtgacgctcatttggtcttcaggaacatcctccgtagactccggggagatctcgcaggtaccgttgtcGAAAacagtcgtatctacatgtaatgcaacattacattcaaagggtgcacataaaactatcttactccACACTAAAGTTGCAagtcaacactcatttaacatactacttacatatcaatcagaaagatctgaactaaacttaggtagagttttaagaggacaactaattaggattagctacttgttgagggttacaacagagccgatcgatgagtgcattgggttcctagatgatcgatgaaagcatcgattactttggcagaaggatgattcctaaagcagttgtgtcttaattgagatgtgcttaaccTAAGTAGCTAGGCGTGGTTGTATAGGCTCAATTACATCAGCACaaaattgagtgacgtacagccgatggggtatggttaagggtatagaaccgatagatatgtagccgatttatcagttgataaatcgactgatagaagtgtatagataagggtgggaaaactaaggatcgatcggccgtgtttgaccgacatggaaaagcaactaaaatcggcttgggttggccgatggcaagaaccctaagattgtggacGTATCTTCGATGCatcaactatgtgcagccgatgtaggacagaacaaaagagtggtatcggcggtagccgatactagaaagataacaaccgtatcagctaaccaaccgatggtaggaacatatcaaaagaaaagcatcggttgacagttgttacatagaaacatcaCAGACTTAAAGAAGACgaatgctaagtggttgggttgataacctgacactgaagcataactaacgagacgtattagctaagcaatagatgcacatgaattaacaaagatctttataggaagagaattttacggaaacggcaatcaagacaaggataacgtcttgacggcaggAATTTAAGCATTCGCATAATAGGATTAACTAGATGTCACATATTTCTACTTACGACATAAAATTTATAGCTTACTCTTAGCTATAActcaagcatacaatataaagcacaataaaacattcattccctaacatttgacctagaccacacatcaaagacttcaactcaagatcataacataaaacttgtagagtttgacttagggtttcaaacaaaactgattttacatttttatgaacttcctacgaaaatctatgaaatgtagagttcatcaatttgaaatacagaaagctttggaaattttacaaagaacaccctagaactttctaaaacatagcaattaagtccctggtccgggaaaacagataacaggaagttaacggcgatattccggtaaaggaatcgccggcattaagaagattctgtaggtcggggcaaaccttggttatggaaaagaacggacggaaagtgaagtcccgtggcgataggatcggcgaagagtaaaactcgacgacgacgagactccatggatgacgaagaagcttgccgggg
The sequence above is drawn from the Panicum hallii strain FIL2 chromosome 7, PHallii_v3.1, whole genome shotgun sequence genome and encodes:
- the LOC112898998 gene encoding protein FAR1-RELATED SEQUENCE 5-like — its product is MAGQEDVATQSGLPSAHENTAVIIEDHEANEQRLQSLMLPFACEDSATIGDHRATDQQKTQTLHTTSLTIGENAQGDDNTIPESMACQANEHGPTVIVPEVGMSFESGESAYEMYNTYAGMVGFSIRKHDTKRRADKTMSSKVIVCSQQGHGDASSSKGSSRTGCNARVLFSISREGIWTVQHVELEHNHYMASPGKTHMLRSQRRVMEADRKLISQIREAGMKPSQVYEFMKQFYGRAENVPFLKIDCCNEIGRERKKYLECNDAQTLLEYLKNKQMEDPTFFYAIEINKENGRITNFFWADGQSIMDYKCFGDAVSFDTTFQTNKFEMPFAPLLGTNHHKQTIIFGAALLFDETIPSFIWLFETFLTAMSGKHPSTIFTDQDAAMAGAIAYVFPNTSHRLCLWHIYLNAAKHLSHVINKHPKKFLPAFKSCVYEDRSEECFEEKWNKLLTDYSLQENSWMLNLYDLRKKWAAVYRDSFTADMTTTQRSEGMNNVFKKRFRRKLGLSELIVECEKVSASLRGNELYEDFKSRTKDPVKYIPDFPLLKTAAESYTRRMYKEFEEEFKSQFSFTCKLVQAEGSISTFMVTHRDSNVGATVVLNTTDKTITYSCRKFESIGILCRHALKVFNMTDIFMLPSQYILNRWTKYAKRGFYVEKKGKEKENLKAHAARLSRMATSLALKCSVSKPLLDDLERALQKLELEADHSLNKMEETDFPVISNDCSIDTVNSKISFRVPEVVKGSKNKRAKNAVEKNTGKKKEKFF